One genomic segment of Manis pentadactyla isolate mManPen7 chromosome 1, mManPen7.hap1, whole genome shotgun sequence includes these proteins:
- the LOC118911166 gene encoding LOW QUALITY PROTEIN: mRNA export factor GLE1-like (The sequence of the model RefSeq protein was modified relative to this genomic sequence to represent the inferred CDS: substituted 2 bases at 2 genomic stop codons) — translation MPSQGRCWETLEALSSSDKGRLCYNRDLLLWSDDILEESMAPPKLSSYYGWVIDHVLAHQQESPLPSKTSTSSRSTSDLDQPSFVPTSPVTSPAFPSASSAPKGTKGRSKRESQHAGSMTRPSPREFTVEGCLRLYEVVRRQEAWERLRRRQELIEETMRAFTDMASEQLKQYDARRELERRKEPQGPREMMEKSSRVARARHEKLKAEHRRRAEIQNQKLREAEQQRLQRVEQERLRKEEGQIRLRRLYALQEEMLHLIQQLDASEQQHRDLKADLSAFRTRGNRLCGLISGIIWANCENGLPTAEDQAVAERALQEMQDLLRNSEQEITRACEDKRRXEAEEVRVKQQESQGKRGPEVHTESLAPSQGLXRKQNEELQFKAQNSTMQWYQQLQDVASQCVLAFEGLTSSKESQVRKIKMDLQKAATIPVSQISTLSGSKLKEVFDKIHDLLSGKSVQSGGRTVSVTLHPQGLDFVQYKLAEKFVKQGAEEVASHHEAAFPIAVVVSGIWGLFPKVGALILAHLHKNCPYSVPFYPAFKEGMALEDYQRMLGYRVEDSKMEQHSRFLKCMSGMIRLYAAITQLRGPYESEQEAYPHVLNHGWRWLAQILNMEPLLDVTAILLFDFLEVCGNALVKQNQVQFWEMMLFIKEDYLPQIEAITSSEQMGSFTRLNRFVEECWQRQEIPVPKGFLPPSFWRS, via the exons GATATTTTAGAAGAAAGTATGGCTCCTCCCAAGCTATCTTCTTACTATGGATGGGTGATAGATCATGTCTTAGCCCATCAGCAAGAGAGCCCACTTCCCTCAAAAACTTCAACATCCTCTAGATCTACTTCAGACCTAGACCAGCCTTCATTTGTTCCCACATCTCCTGTCACAAGCCCTGCCTTCCCATCGGCCTCCTCAGCACCAAAAGGAACCAAGGGAAGG agCAAACGTGAGTCCCAGCACGCAGGATCTATGACACGTCCATCCCCCCGGGAGTTCACAGTGGAAGGCTGCCTCCGGCTGTATGAGGTGGTGCGCAGACAGGAAGCATGG GAGAGGCTGAGGCGCCGGCAGGAGTTGATAGAAGAGACGATGCGAGCCTTCACTGACATGGCTTCTGAACAACTGAAGCAGTATGATGCGCGGAGGGAGCTGGAGCGTCGTAAAGAACCGCAGGGCCCACGGGAAATGATGGAAAAGAG CTCCAGAGTAGCCCGGGCCCGGCACGAGAAACTAAAAGCTGAGCATCGTCGCAGAGCAGAG ATTCAAAATCAGAAGCTGCGGGAGGCAGAGCAACAGCGCCTGCAGCGAGTGGAACAGGAGCGGCTGCGGAAGGAAGAAGGCCAGATCCGCCTGCGGAGACTCTATGCCCTGCAGGAGGAGATGCTGCACCTCATCCAGCAGCTGGACGCCTCGGAGCAGCAGCACAGAGACCTGAAGGCTGACCTTTCTGCCTTCCGCACCCGAGGCAACCGGCTGTGTGGCCTCATCTCGGGGATCATCTGGGCCAATTGTGAG AACGGCCTTCCCACAGCAGAGGACCAGGCTGTGGCCGAGAGGGCTCTGCAGGAAATGCAGGACCTCCTTAGGAACTCAGAGCAGGAGATCACCAGGGCCTGTGAGGACAAGAGGAGGTAGGAGGCGGAGGAGGTCCGGGTAAAGCAGCAGGAGTCCCAGGGGAAGCGGGGGCCTGAGGTCCACACAGAGTCCCTGGCTCCCAGCCAAGGCctatgaaggaaacaaaatgaag AACTCCAGttcaaggcacaaaacagcaCAATGCAGTGGTACCAGCAGCTACAGGATGTTGCCAGCCAGTGTGTGTTGGCCTTTGAGGGACTGACCAGCAGCAAAGAGAGTCAG GTCAGAAAGATAAAGATGGACCTCCAGAAGGCTGCCACCATCCCAGTGAGCCAAATCTCCACCCTATCAG GCTCCAAGCTGAAGGAGGTCTTTGACAAGATCCACGACCTACTCTCTGGAAAATCTGTTCAGTCTGGTGGGCGCACCGTGTCTGTCACACTTCACCCACAGGGCCTGGACTTTGTCCAGTACAAACTGGCAGAGAAATTTGTG AAACAAGGAGCTGAGGAAGTGGCCTCGCACCATGAGGCAGCGTTTCCCATCGCAGTGGTGGTGTCCGGGATCTGGGGACTCTTCCCCAAAGTGGGGGCCCTCATTCTGGCTCATCTGCACAAGAATTGCCCTTACTCGGTTCCTTTCTACCCAGCCTTCAAGGAGGGCATGGCTTTGGAAGACTATCAGAG GATGCTTGGCTACCGAGTGGAGGATTCCAAGATGGAACAGCACAGCAGATTTCTGAAATGCATGTCTGGAATGATCCGTCTGTATGCTGCCATCACCCAGCTCCGGGGGCCATATGAGAGCGAACAGGAG GCTTATCCTCATGTCTTAAATCATGGCTGGCGTTGGTTGGCACAGATCTTAAACATGGAGCCACTTTTGGACGTGACAGCCATCCTCCTCTTTGACTTTCTGGAG GTATGTGGGAATGCCCTCGTGAAGCAAAACCAGGTCCAGTTCTGGGAAATGATGCTTTTCATCAAGGAAGACTACTTACCCCA GATCGAAGCCATCACAAGCTCAGAGCAGATGGGTTCCTTCACACGCCTAAATCGGTTTGTGGAG GAATGTTGGCAGCGCCAGGAGATTCCTGTGCCCAAGGGCTTTCTGCCCCCCTCCTTCTGGCGTTCCTGA